The segment GTATTAACTTAGAGACTTCCAGCCAGGTAAAGCCTCGGGGACTCACTTTGATCAAGTTTAATTTGCTGCTTTGCGCCTGCGCCCTGCTACTGCTAAGCAACAGCAGTCTGGCCGTCGACAAGGTTGCGCTGCGCAGGGCTATCAGCGGACCCGATCGGGATGTAACGGACTTTGTCCGGGACGAGGCCCGCAAGCCTGTCGAAGTGCTGGACTTCCTTGGCGTCGAGCCGGGCATGACAGTGCTGGATGTCTACGCAGCGGGCGGTTATTACACCTTCATCCTCTCCAAGGCCGTTGGACCAACAGGCAGGGTATTCGCCCAGAACACACCGCGCGGACTGCGCTTTGAAGAAGACCGCCAGGAGATCTCGCAAGGGGAAGCGCTGGAAGCAAAGATTCAGGCCGGCAACCTGACCAACGTCACCCACCTGGTTGAGCGTATCGAAGACCTGAGCATCGAGCCGGAATCCGTCGACGTCATTATGGTAGTGCA is part of the Gammaproteobacteria bacterium genome and harbors:
- a CDS encoding methyltransferase domain-containing protein, which translates into the protein MIKFNLLLCACALLLLSNSSLAVDKVALRRAISGPDRDVTDFVRDEARKPVEVLDFLGVEPGMTVLDVYAAGGYYTFILSKAVGPTGRVFAQNTPRGLRFEEDRQEISQGEALEAKIQAGNLTNVTHLVERIEDLSIEPESVDVIMVVQILHDYYNPGPERALQMLSSLKTLLKPGGIVGVIDHAGDAGRENRRFHRMEKAQAIGVAEQAGFLVAGDSDLLHNPNDRRVRSIFDPMLGRNTDRFLLKLQKPEQAALATE